A single genomic interval of Polaribacter vadi harbors:
- a CDS encoding GIY-YIG nuclease family protein, giving the protein MHKKVFIHTYYVYIITNKYRSTFYIGVTNNLKVRLLKHKNNILQKKKTFAAKYNIEFLIYYEKYNWIQLAIAREKELKKWRREKKLVLIREMNPTFVFLNSDFE; this is encoded by the coding sequence ATCCACAAAAAGGTTTTCATACATACATATTATGTATATATAATTACAAATAAATATCGTTCTACATTTTATATAGGTGTAACCAATAACTTGAAAGTTCGTTTACTAAAACATAAAAATAATATTTTACAAAAGAAGAAAACATTTGCAGCTAAATATAATATTGAGTTTCTAATTTATTATGAAAAGTATAATTGGATTCAATTGGCAATTGCAAGAGAGAAAGAATTAAAAAAATGGAGACGTGAAAAGAAATTAGTACTGATAAGAGAAATGAATCCTACTTTTGTTTTTTTGAATTCTGATTTTGAATAG
- a CDS encoding DUF2141 domain-containing protein, with protein MKNLIFTIVIILTSILGTNAQEETFNLTVNISGLNSDKGTLLIGVYNKKEDFLHKQFKGDISKIENKKSVVIFKNLPKGEYAVSFVHDENDNKKMDTNFLGIPKEDYGCSNNATGFMGPPKYEDAKFMLEENKSIHIKI; from the coding sequence ATGAAAAACTTAATTTTTACAATCGTAATTATTTTAACCAGCATTTTAGGCACAAACGCACAAGAAGAAACTTTTAATTTAACTGTAAATATTTCTGGTTTAAATTCAGATAAAGGAACTTTATTAATTGGCGTTTATAACAAAAAAGAGGACTTCTTACATAAACAATTTAAAGGTGATATATCAAAAATAGAAAATAAAAAATCTGTCGTAATTTTTAAAAACCTACCAAAAGGAGAGTATGCAGTTTCATTTGTACATGATGAAAATGATAACAAAAAAATGGACACTAACTTTTTAGGAATTCCTAAGGAAGATTATGGCTGTTCTAACAATGCAACTGGTTTTATGGGACCTCCAAAATATGAGGATGCAAAATTTATGTTAGAAGAAAACAAATCTATCCATATTAAAATTTAA